The proteins below are encoded in one region of Oenanthe melanoleuca isolate GR-GAL-2019-014 chromosome 4A, OMel1.0, whole genome shotgun sequence:
- the STARD8 gene encoding stAR-related lipid transfer protein 8 isoform X4, which produces MPLLDFFWACFKRAKKFSLLEDKKDAEIEAKKACEWLRAAGFPQYAQLYEESSFPLDISAVKKDHSFLDQDSLKSLCRRLMTLNTCASMKLDVHFQRKQNEDSEEEEQCAISSRWAFQRDSKRWSRVGSADVLSQGSEALSCSMRPVSSRESVLTELSTNPEATSLHSAGSVGSVGGTGTLGTVATPSPLRAAANASSCSQSEGSAPEQPSGQGEGSKERLKKRRSRSFLKRIESLRRRDKEKPGPDRRVAAHSSATLPPGWGSLNSNGDLAASRTSSSKRGIPASFHSKKHFSVSYRTNRLLGPGGTKGSSDPKRSGLYLEDYDTAAAAECQRRARHGDCLVYIPCDHKPGTFPRSLSIESLCPLAGSSLGRWSEEGVGLGGGGSSSSAEGSSSPRGFARRRRGSCSSLGSRVSVYDNVPEFGSSEDFCKDGEVTFENLDDILQHMWGLQQKVELWCKAVSPGLDGEEGGEEDEDEEESDSGGEPSNLHFEERSMSDVGTSASDFDSTGNSLNEAEEVETRERRDSGVGASLTRPCRKLRWHSFQNSHRPSLNSASLEINRQSSAQLNLLQKCSLLRLTAIMEKYSVPHKQAWTWTVPKFMKRSKVPDYRDKMVFGVPPIVNVQRTGQPLPQSIQQAMRYLRSQCLDQVGIFRKSGVKSRIQALRHMNETSPDNVNYSGQSAYDVADLLKQYFRDLPEPIFTSKLTDTFLQIYQFVSKEQRLQAVQAAVILMPDENREVLQTLLYFLSDIASAEENQMTAGNLAVCLAPSIFHLNVSKKESTSPRAIHKRGTMGKPDQKDLNENMAATQGLSHMITDCKKLFQVSHDILLQLSSSYMAADAYPHPLADLVCQGESKDLHSYFEQSVQNLLKESSEKFKGWLSTPGPLNTELSCKKVGDGHPLRLWKVSTDIEAPPATVLHRVLRERHLWDEDLLQSRVVEALDKDMELYHYVMDSMAPHPRRDCMVLRRWRTDLPRGACLLSSLSVEHDKVPVEGGVKAIVLTSQYLIEPGATGRSRVTHICRADLRGRSPEWYNRVFGHLCAMELARIRDSFPALSPSGPETKI; this is translated from the exons AAATCGAAGCCAAGAAAGCGTGTGAGTGGCTCCGGGCAGCAGGATTCCCCCAGTATGCCCAGCTGTACGAAG AGTCATCATTCCCTCTTGACATCAGTGCTGTGAAAAAGGACCACAGCTTCCTGGACCAGGATTCCCTCAAATCCCTGTGCAG GAGGCTGATGACCCTGAACACTTGTGCTTCCATGAAGCTGGATGTTCACTTTCAGCGTAAACAG AATGAAGActctgaggaggaagagcagtGTGCCATCAGCAGCCGCTGGGCCTTCCAGAGGGACAGCAAGAGGTGGTCCCGGGTGGGCTCCGCCGACGTGCTGTCGCAGGGCTCGGAGGCGCTGAGCTGCAGCATGCGCCCGGTGTCCAGCCGCGAGAGCGTCCTCACCGAGCTCAGCACCAACCCCGAGGCCACGTCCCTGCACAGCGCGGGCAGCGTGGGCAGCGTGGGCGGCACGGGCACGCTGGGCACCGTGGCCACGCCATCCCCGCTGCGTGCCGCTGCCAAcgcctccagctgcagccagagcgAGGGCTCTGCGCCGGAGCAGCCCTCGGGCCAGGGAGAGGGCTCCAAGGAGAGGCTGAAGAAGCGACGCTCTCGCAGCTTCCTGAAGCGCATCGAGTCCCTGCGGAGGAGGGACAAGGAGAAACCCGGCCCAGACAGGAGGGTGGCTGCGCACAGCAGCGCCACTCTGCCGCCGGGATGGGGCTCTCTGAACAGTAACGGGGACCTTGCGGCCTCCAGGACCAGCTCCTCTAAAAGAGGGATCCCTGCCTCTTTCCACAGCAAAAAACACTTCTCGGTATCATACAGGACTAACCGCCTGCTCGGCCCCGGGGGCACCAAGGGGAGCTCTGACCCCAAGCGCAGCGGGCTCTACCTGGAGGATTACGACACAGCCGCTGCTGCCGAGTGCCAGCGCCGGGCTCGCCACGGCGACTGCCTGGTCTACATCCCCTGTGACCACAAGCCTGGCACCTTCCCCAGGTCCCTGTCCATCGAGAGCTTGTGTCCCCTGGCCGGCAGCTCGCTGGGCCGCTGGAGCGAGGAGGGAGTGGGGCTGGGCgggggcggcagcagcagcagcgcagAGGGCTCCTCCTCGCCCAGGGGCTTCGCCCGCCGGCGCcggggctcctgcagctccctgggcagccgCGTCAGCGTCTACGACAACGTGCCGGAGTTCGGCAGCAGCGAGGATTTCTGTAAGGACGGGGAGGTCACCTTCGAGAACCTCGACGACATCCTGCAGCACAtgtgggggctgcagcagaaggtGGAGCTCTGGTGTAAAGCCGTCTCGCCTGGCCTGGATGGGGAGGAAGGGGGCGAGGAGGACGAGGATGAGGAGGAGTCGGACTCGGGAGGGGAACCCTCCAACCTGCATTTCGAAGAGAGGTCCATGTCGGATGTTGGCACCTCTGCCAGTGACTTCGATAGCACTGGGAACTCCCTCAACGAGGCTGAAGAGGTGGAGACACGGGAGCGCCGGGATTCGGGCGTGGGAGCATCACTCACAAGACCCTGCAG AAAGCTGCGTTGGCACAGCTTCCAGAACTCGCACCGGCCCAGCCTGAACTCGGCCTCGCTGGAGATCAACCGCCAGTCATCGGCCCAGCTCAACCTGCTGCAGAAGTGCTCCCTGCTCCGGCTCACAGCCATCATGGAGAAGTACTCTGTGCCCCACAAGCAGGCCTGGACATG GACTGTCCCCAAGTTCATGAAGCGGAGTAAAGTCCCTGACTACAGGGACAagatggtttttggggtgccccccaTTGTGAACGTGCAGCGGAcggggcagcccctgccccagagcaTCCAGCAGGCCATGCGCTACTTACGCAGCCAGTGCCTGGACCAG GTCGGCATTTTCCGTAAATCCGGGGTGAAATCCCGGATCCAGGCGCTGCGGCACATGAACGAGACCAGCCCCGACAACGTCAACTACTCGGGGCAGTCGGCGTACGACGTGGCCGACCTGCTGAAGCAATACTTCCGCGACCTGCCCGAGCCCATCTTCACCAGCAAGCTCACCGACACCTTCCTGCAGATCTACCAGT TCGTGTCCAAGGAGCAGCGGCTGCAGGCGGTGCAGGCTGCCGTCATCCTCATGCCCGACGAGAACCGCGAGGTGCTGCAGACCCTGCTCTACTTCCTGAGCGACATCGCCTCGGCTGAGGAGAACCAGATGACAGCTGGCAACCTGGCTGTGTGCCTGGCCCCCTCCATCTTCCACCTCAACGTGTCCAAGAAGGAAAGCACATCGCCCAG GGCCATACACAAGAGGGGCACCATGGGCAAGCCAGACCAGAAGGACCTCAATGAGAACATGGCTGCGACGCAGGGGCTCTCCCACATGATCACCGACTGCAAGAAGCTCTTCCAG GTCTCCCATGACattttgctgcagctgagcagctcctaTATGGCTGCAGACGCTTATCCCCACCCCCTGGCTGACTTGGTGTGCCAGGGGGAGAGCAAGGATTTGCACTCCTACTTCGAGCAGAGTGTCCAGAACCTGCTCAAAGAGTCGTCAGAGAAATTCAAGGGGTGGCTGAGCACGCCAGGGCCCCTGAACACGGAGCTGTCCTGCAAAAAG GTTGGGGACGGGCACCCTCTGCGCCTGTGGAAGGTCTCCACGGACATTGAGGCGCCTCCGGCCACGGTGCTGCACCGGGTGCTGCGGGAGCGGCACCTGTGGGACGAGGACCTGCTGCAGAGCCGGGTGGTGGAGGCGCTGGacaaggacatggagctgtACCACTACGTGATGGACAGCATGGCGCCGCACCCGCGCCGCGACTGCATGGTGCTGCG GCGCTGGCGCACGGACCTGCCGCGGGGAGCCTGCCTGCTCAGCTCGCTCTCGGTGGAGCACGACAAGGTGCCCGTGGAGGGAGGGGTGAAGGCCATCGTGCTGACATCGCAGTACCTCATCGAGCCCGGCGCCACGGGCCGCTCCCGGGTCACCCACATCTGCAGGGCTGACCTCAG GGGCCGTTCTCCTGAGTGGTACAACAGGGTTTTTGGCCACCTCTGTGCCATGGAGCTGGCGAGGATCCGAGactccttcccagccctgagtCCCAGCGGCCCCGAGACGAAGATCTGA
- the STARD8 gene encoding stAR-related lipid transfer protein 8 isoform X2, whose product MGLRDGPGVAAPRWSSGRSLGLRLRRAAAAAPCGRGRRGRAEIEAKKACEWLRAAGFPQYAQLYEESSFPLDISAVKKDHSFLDQDSLKSLCRRLMTLNTCASMKLDVHFQRKQNEDSEEEEQCAISSRWAFQRDSKRWSRVGSADVLSQGSEALSCSMRPVSSRESVLTELSTNPEATSLHSAGSVGSVGGTGTLGTVATPSPLRAAANASSCSQSEGSAPEQPSGQGEGSKERLKKRRSRSFLKRIESLRRRDKEKPGPDRRVAAHSSATLPPGWGSLNSNGDLAASRTSSSKRGIPASFHSKKHFSVSYRTNRLLGPGGTKGSSDPKRSGLYLEDYDTAAAAECQRRARHGDCLVYIPCDHKPGTFPRSLSIESLCPLAGSSLGRWSEEGVGLGGGGSSSSAEGSSSPRGFARRRRGSCSSLGSRVSVYDNVPEFGSSEDFCKDGEVTFENLDDILQHMWGLQQKVELWCKAVSPGLDGEEGGEEDEDEEESDSGGEPSNLHFEERSMSDVGTSASDFDSTGNSLNEAEEVETRERRDSGVGASLTRPCRKLRWHSFQNSHRPSLNSASLEINRQSSAQLNLLQKCSLLRLTAIMEKYSVPHKQAWTWTVPKFMKRSKVPDYRDKMVFGVPPIVNVQRTGQPLPQSIQQAMRYLRSQCLDQVGIFRKSGVKSRIQALRHMNETSPDNVNYSGQSAYDVADLLKQYFRDLPEPIFTSKLTDTFLQIYQFVSKEQRLQAVQAAVILMPDENREVLQTLLYFLSDIASAEENQMTAGNLAVCLAPSIFHLNVSKKESTSPRAIHKRGTMGKPDQKDLNENMAATQGLSHMITDCKKLFQVSHDILLQLSSSYMAADAYPHPLADLVCQGESKDLHSYFEQSVQNLLKESSEKFKGWLSTPGPLNTELSCKKVGDGHPLRLWKVSTDIEAPPATVLHRVLRERHLWDEDLLQSRVVEALDKDMELYHYVMDSMAPHPRRDCMVLRRWRTDLPRGACLLSSLSVEHDKVPVEGGVKAIVLTSQYLIEPGATGRSRVTHICRADLRGRSPEWYNRVFGHLCAMELARIRDSFPALSPSGPETKI is encoded by the exons AAATCGAAGCCAAGAAAGCGTGTGAGTGGCTCCGGGCAGCAGGATTCCCCCAGTATGCCCAGCTGTACGAAG AGTCATCATTCCCTCTTGACATCAGTGCTGTGAAAAAGGACCACAGCTTCCTGGACCAGGATTCCCTCAAATCCCTGTGCAG GAGGCTGATGACCCTGAACACTTGTGCTTCCATGAAGCTGGATGTTCACTTTCAGCGTAAACAG AATGAAGActctgaggaggaagagcagtGTGCCATCAGCAGCCGCTGGGCCTTCCAGAGGGACAGCAAGAGGTGGTCCCGGGTGGGCTCCGCCGACGTGCTGTCGCAGGGCTCGGAGGCGCTGAGCTGCAGCATGCGCCCGGTGTCCAGCCGCGAGAGCGTCCTCACCGAGCTCAGCACCAACCCCGAGGCCACGTCCCTGCACAGCGCGGGCAGCGTGGGCAGCGTGGGCGGCACGGGCACGCTGGGCACCGTGGCCACGCCATCCCCGCTGCGTGCCGCTGCCAAcgcctccagctgcagccagagcgAGGGCTCTGCGCCGGAGCAGCCCTCGGGCCAGGGAGAGGGCTCCAAGGAGAGGCTGAAGAAGCGACGCTCTCGCAGCTTCCTGAAGCGCATCGAGTCCCTGCGGAGGAGGGACAAGGAGAAACCCGGCCCAGACAGGAGGGTGGCTGCGCACAGCAGCGCCACTCTGCCGCCGGGATGGGGCTCTCTGAACAGTAACGGGGACCTTGCGGCCTCCAGGACCAGCTCCTCTAAAAGAGGGATCCCTGCCTCTTTCCACAGCAAAAAACACTTCTCGGTATCATACAGGACTAACCGCCTGCTCGGCCCCGGGGGCACCAAGGGGAGCTCTGACCCCAAGCGCAGCGGGCTCTACCTGGAGGATTACGACACAGCCGCTGCTGCCGAGTGCCAGCGCCGGGCTCGCCACGGCGACTGCCTGGTCTACATCCCCTGTGACCACAAGCCTGGCACCTTCCCCAGGTCCCTGTCCATCGAGAGCTTGTGTCCCCTGGCCGGCAGCTCGCTGGGCCGCTGGAGCGAGGAGGGAGTGGGGCTGGGCgggggcggcagcagcagcagcgcagAGGGCTCCTCCTCGCCCAGGGGCTTCGCCCGCCGGCGCcggggctcctgcagctccctgggcagccgCGTCAGCGTCTACGACAACGTGCCGGAGTTCGGCAGCAGCGAGGATTTCTGTAAGGACGGGGAGGTCACCTTCGAGAACCTCGACGACATCCTGCAGCACAtgtgggggctgcagcagaaggtGGAGCTCTGGTGTAAAGCCGTCTCGCCTGGCCTGGATGGGGAGGAAGGGGGCGAGGAGGACGAGGATGAGGAGGAGTCGGACTCGGGAGGGGAACCCTCCAACCTGCATTTCGAAGAGAGGTCCATGTCGGATGTTGGCACCTCTGCCAGTGACTTCGATAGCACTGGGAACTCCCTCAACGAGGCTGAAGAGGTGGAGACACGGGAGCGCCGGGATTCGGGCGTGGGAGCATCACTCACAAGACCCTGCAG AAAGCTGCGTTGGCACAGCTTCCAGAACTCGCACCGGCCCAGCCTGAACTCGGCCTCGCTGGAGATCAACCGCCAGTCATCGGCCCAGCTCAACCTGCTGCAGAAGTGCTCCCTGCTCCGGCTCACAGCCATCATGGAGAAGTACTCTGTGCCCCACAAGCAGGCCTGGACATG GACTGTCCCCAAGTTCATGAAGCGGAGTAAAGTCCCTGACTACAGGGACAagatggtttttggggtgccccccaTTGTGAACGTGCAGCGGAcggggcagcccctgccccagagcaTCCAGCAGGCCATGCGCTACTTACGCAGCCAGTGCCTGGACCAG GTCGGCATTTTCCGTAAATCCGGGGTGAAATCCCGGATCCAGGCGCTGCGGCACATGAACGAGACCAGCCCCGACAACGTCAACTACTCGGGGCAGTCGGCGTACGACGTGGCCGACCTGCTGAAGCAATACTTCCGCGACCTGCCCGAGCCCATCTTCACCAGCAAGCTCACCGACACCTTCCTGCAGATCTACCAGT TCGTGTCCAAGGAGCAGCGGCTGCAGGCGGTGCAGGCTGCCGTCATCCTCATGCCCGACGAGAACCGCGAGGTGCTGCAGACCCTGCTCTACTTCCTGAGCGACATCGCCTCGGCTGAGGAGAACCAGATGACAGCTGGCAACCTGGCTGTGTGCCTGGCCCCCTCCATCTTCCACCTCAACGTGTCCAAGAAGGAAAGCACATCGCCCAG GGCCATACACAAGAGGGGCACCATGGGCAAGCCAGACCAGAAGGACCTCAATGAGAACATGGCTGCGACGCAGGGGCTCTCCCACATGATCACCGACTGCAAGAAGCTCTTCCAG GTCTCCCATGACattttgctgcagctgagcagctcctaTATGGCTGCAGACGCTTATCCCCACCCCCTGGCTGACTTGGTGTGCCAGGGGGAGAGCAAGGATTTGCACTCCTACTTCGAGCAGAGTGTCCAGAACCTGCTCAAAGAGTCGTCAGAGAAATTCAAGGGGTGGCTGAGCACGCCAGGGCCCCTGAACACGGAGCTGTCCTGCAAAAAG GTTGGGGACGGGCACCCTCTGCGCCTGTGGAAGGTCTCCACGGACATTGAGGCGCCTCCGGCCACGGTGCTGCACCGGGTGCTGCGGGAGCGGCACCTGTGGGACGAGGACCTGCTGCAGAGCCGGGTGGTGGAGGCGCTGGacaaggacatggagctgtACCACTACGTGATGGACAGCATGGCGCCGCACCCGCGCCGCGACTGCATGGTGCTGCG GCGCTGGCGCACGGACCTGCCGCGGGGAGCCTGCCTGCTCAGCTCGCTCTCGGTGGAGCACGACAAGGTGCCCGTGGAGGGAGGGGTGAAGGCCATCGTGCTGACATCGCAGTACCTCATCGAGCCCGGCGCCACGGGCCGCTCCCGGGTCACCCACATCTGCAGGGCTGACCTCAG GGGCCGTTCTCCTGAGTGGTACAACAGGGTTTTTGGCCACCTCTGTGCCATGGAGCTGGCGAGGATCCGAGactccttcccagccctgagtCCCAGCGGCCCCGAGACGAAGATCTGA
- the STARD8 gene encoding stAR-related lipid transfer protein 8 isoform X3, with protein MLWCQLSPAAGRDKLSPAPATLHQSRPWGRIHGTEIEAKKACEWLRAAGFPQYAQLYEESSFPLDISAVKKDHSFLDQDSLKSLCRRLMTLNTCASMKLDVHFQRKQNEDSEEEEQCAISSRWAFQRDSKRWSRVGSADVLSQGSEALSCSMRPVSSRESVLTELSTNPEATSLHSAGSVGSVGGTGTLGTVATPSPLRAAANASSCSQSEGSAPEQPSGQGEGSKERLKKRRSRSFLKRIESLRRRDKEKPGPDRRVAAHSSATLPPGWGSLNSNGDLAASRTSSSKRGIPASFHSKKHFSVSYRTNRLLGPGGTKGSSDPKRSGLYLEDYDTAAAAECQRRARHGDCLVYIPCDHKPGTFPRSLSIESLCPLAGSSLGRWSEEGVGLGGGGSSSSAEGSSSPRGFARRRRGSCSSLGSRVSVYDNVPEFGSSEDFCKDGEVTFENLDDILQHMWGLQQKVELWCKAVSPGLDGEEGGEEDEDEEESDSGGEPSNLHFEERSMSDVGTSASDFDSTGNSLNEAEEVETRERRDSGVGASLTRPCRKLRWHSFQNSHRPSLNSASLEINRQSSAQLNLLQKCSLLRLTAIMEKYSVPHKQAWTWTVPKFMKRSKVPDYRDKMVFGVPPIVNVQRTGQPLPQSIQQAMRYLRSQCLDQVGIFRKSGVKSRIQALRHMNETSPDNVNYSGQSAYDVADLLKQYFRDLPEPIFTSKLTDTFLQIYQFVSKEQRLQAVQAAVILMPDENREVLQTLLYFLSDIASAEENQMTAGNLAVCLAPSIFHLNVSKKESTSPRAIHKRGTMGKPDQKDLNENMAATQGLSHMITDCKKLFQVSHDILLQLSSSYMAADAYPHPLADLVCQGESKDLHSYFEQSVQNLLKESSEKFKGWLSTPGPLNTELSCKKVGDGHPLRLWKVSTDIEAPPATVLHRVLRERHLWDEDLLQSRVVEALDKDMELYHYVMDSMAPHPRRDCMVLRRWRTDLPRGACLLSSLSVEHDKVPVEGGVKAIVLTSQYLIEPGATGRSRVTHICRADLRGRSPEWYNRVFGHLCAMELARIRDSFPALSPSGPETKI; from the exons ATGCTCTGGTGCCAGCTGAGCCCCGCTGCGGGCAGGGATaagctgagccctgctcctgctaCCCTGCACCAGAGCCGTCCCTGGGGCAGGATCCACGGCACAG AAATCGAAGCCAAGAAAGCGTGTGAGTGGCTCCGGGCAGCAGGATTCCCCCAGTATGCCCAGCTGTACGAAG AGTCATCATTCCCTCTTGACATCAGTGCTGTGAAAAAGGACCACAGCTTCCTGGACCAGGATTCCCTCAAATCCCTGTGCAG GAGGCTGATGACCCTGAACACTTGTGCTTCCATGAAGCTGGATGTTCACTTTCAGCGTAAACAG AATGAAGActctgaggaggaagagcagtGTGCCATCAGCAGCCGCTGGGCCTTCCAGAGGGACAGCAAGAGGTGGTCCCGGGTGGGCTCCGCCGACGTGCTGTCGCAGGGCTCGGAGGCGCTGAGCTGCAGCATGCGCCCGGTGTCCAGCCGCGAGAGCGTCCTCACCGAGCTCAGCACCAACCCCGAGGCCACGTCCCTGCACAGCGCGGGCAGCGTGGGCAGCGTGGGCGGCACGGGCACGCTGGGCACCGTGGCCACGCCATCCCCGCTGCGTGCCGCTGCCAAcgcctccagctgcagccagagcgAGGGCTCTGCGCCGGAGCAGCCCTCGGGCCAGGGAGAGGGCTCCAAGGAGAGGCTGAAGAAGCGACGCTCTCGCAGCTTCCTGAAGCGCATCGAGTCCCTGCGGAGGAGGGACAAGGAGAAACCCGGCCCAGACAGGAGGGTGGCTGCGCACAGCAGCGCCACTCTGCCGCCGGGATGGGGCTCTCTGAACAGTAACGGGGACCTTGCGGCCTCCAGGACCAGCTCCTCTAAAAGAGGGATCCCTGCCTCTTTCCACAGCAAAAAACACTTCTCGGTATCATACAGGACTAACCGCCTGCTCGGCCCCGGGGGCACCAAGGGGAGCTCTGACCCCAAGCGCAGCGGGCTCTACCTGGAGGATTACGACACAGCCGCTGCTGCCGAGTGCCAGCGCCGGGCTCGCCACGGCGACTGCCTGGTCTACATCCCCTGTGACCACAAGCCTGGCACCTTCCCCAGGTCCCTGTCCATCGAGAGCTTGTGTCCCCTGGCCGGCAGCTCGCTGGGCCGCTGGAGCGAGGAGGGAGTGGGGCTGGGCgggggcggcagcagcagcagcgcagAGGGCTCCTCCTCGCCCAGGGGCTTCGCCCGCCGGCGCcggggctcctgcagctccctgggcagccgCGTCAGCGTCTACGACAACGTGCCGGAGTTCGGCAGCAGCGAGGATTTCTGTAAGGACGGGGAGGTCACCTTCGAGAACCTCGACGACATCCTGCAGCACAtgtgggggctgcagcagaaggtGGAGCTCTGGTGTAAAGCCGTCTCGCCTGGCCTGGATGGGGAGGAAGGGGGCGAGGAGGACGAGGATGAGGAGGAGTCGGACTCGGGAGGGGAACCCTCCAACCTGCATTTCGAAGAGAGGTCCATGTCGGATGTTGGCACCTCTGCCAGTGACTTCGATAGCACTGGGAACTCCCTCAACGAGGCTGAAGAGGTGGAGACACGGGAGCGCCGGGATTCGGGCGTGGGAGCATCACTCACAAGACCCTGCAG AAAGCTGCGTTGGCACAGCTTCCAGAACTCGCACCGGCCCAGCCTGAACTCGGCCTCGCTGGAGATCAACCGCCAGTCATCGGCCCAGCTCAACCTGCTGCAGAAGTGCTCCCTGCTCCGGCTCACAGCCATCATGGAGAAGTACTCTGTGCCCCACAAGCAGGCCTGGACATG GACTGTCCCCAAGTTCATGAAGCGGAGTAAAGTCCCTGACTACAGGGACAagatggtttttggggtgccccccaTTGTGAACGTGCAGCGGAcggggcagcccctgccccagagcaTCCAGCAGGCCATGCGCTACTTACGCAGCCAGTGCCTGGACCAG GTCGGCATTTTCCGTAAATCCGGGGTGAAATCCCGGATCCAGGCGCTGCGGCACATGAACGAGACCAGCCCCGACAACGTCAACTACTCGGGGCAGTCGGCGTACGACGTGGCCGACCTGCTGAAGCAATACTTCCGCGACCTGCCCGAGCCCATCTTCACCAGCAAGCTCACCGACACCTTCCTGCAGATCTACCAGT TCGTGTCCAAGGAGCAGCGGCTGCAGGCGGTGCAGGCTGCCGTCATCCTCATGCCCGACGAGAACCGCGAGGTGCTGCAGACCCTGCTCTACTTCCTGAGCGACATCGCCTCGGCTGAGGAGAACCAGATGACAGCTGGCAACCTGGCTGTGTGCCTGGCCCCCTCCATCTTCCACCTCAACGTGTCCAAGAAGGAAAGCACATCGCCCAG GGCCATACACAAGAGGGGCACCATGGGCAAGCCAGACCAGAAGGACCTCAATGAGAACATGGCTGCGACGCAGGGGCTCTCCCACATGATCACCGACTGCAAGAAGCTCTTCCAG GTCTCCCATGACattttgctgcagctgagcagctcctaTATGGCTGCAGACGCTTATCCCCACCCCCTGGCTGACTTGGTGTGCCAGGGGGAGAGCAAGGATTTGCACTCCTACTTCGAGCAGAGTGTCCAGAACCTGCTCAAAGAGTCGTCAGAGAAATTCAAGGGGTGGCTGAGCACGCCAGGGCCCCTGAACACGGAGCTGTCCTGCAAAAAG GTTGGGGACGGGCACCCTCTGCGCCTGTGGAAGGTCTCCACGGACATTGAGGCGCCTCCGGCCACGGTGCTGCACCGGGTGCTGCGGGAGCGGCACCTGTGGGACGAGGACCTGCTGCAGAGCCGGGTGGTGGAGGCGCTGGacaaggacatggagctgtACCACTACGTGATGGACAGCATGGCGCCGCACCCGCGCCGCGACTGCATGGTGCTGCG GCGCTGGCGCACGGACCTGCCGCGGGGAGCCTGCCTGCTCAGCTCGCTCTCGGTGGAGCACGACAAGGTGCCCGTGGAGGGAGGGGTGAAGGCCATCGTGCTGACATCGCAGTACCTCATCGAGCCCGGCGCCACGGGCCGCTCCCGGGTCACCCACATCTGCAGGGCTGACCTCAG GGGCCGTTCTCCTGAGTGGTACAACAGGGTTTTTGGCCACCTCTGTGCCATGGAGCTGGCGAGGATCCGAGactccttcccagccctgagtCCCAGCGGCCCCGAGACGAAGATCTGA